The sequence below is a genomic window from Nostoc flagelliforme CCNUN1.
CGAGCATCTTGGCAATTCAATGTAAAAATAGAAACGCAATCGAGCGAACGACAGGCAGGCACTACGCCGGATGTACTTAATACACCTCTGGTAGGCTTGAGTCCGACAATGTTGTTAAACGCTGCTGGAACTCGTCCAGAACCTGCTGTATCAGTGCCTAGAGAAAAGCTTACCAGCCCCGCCGCGACTGCCACGGCGGAACCAGAACTAGAGCCACCGGAAATATAATCGTCATGGAAAACATTGCTACAGGCTCCATAAGGCGATCGCACCCCAACTAACCCCGTGGCAAATTGATCGAGATTGGTTTTGCCGATCAAAATTGCCCCGGCTTGGAGCAAGCGATCAACTACCGTTGCCGTTTTTTCTGGGATGTAGCTGTAGGCTGGACAGGCAGCAGTTGTGGGCATTTTCGCCACATCGATGTTATCTTTCACGGCGAAGGGGATACCATAAAGGGGCAAGTCATCTAGATTGCTGCCAGCGAGAACTTGAGCTTGAGCGATCGCCTGTGCTTGTGGTAATAGATGAATCCAAACGGCATCGTTTCCCCGTGCAGCAATCCGGCGATAAACTGACTCAATTACATCCGTTGGTTGCAATTGAGCGGTTCGATAAGCTGTAAGCAGCGATTCAATATCCAGGCTGATTAAGTCCGTCATGGTGCTTCTCCTCGGATAATTGCTAATACCTGTCCGGCGGTGACGAGTTGCCCCGGTTCGCAGAGGACTTCTACCACCGTTCCTGGATCATCTGGTAGCAGGGTCATTTCCTGTTTCATTGCTTCCAACACAATTACACCCGTGTCTTCCGTAATGCGATCGCCTGGTTTGATTAACACCTGCCAGACATTTGCTGTTGTTGGAGCGCTCAGAGCGTAGCAATCATCGGGAATAGTCGTTGCTGCTGGTGGGAGATCGGCTGCGACGATTGTGCTTTCATCTTGGGCTGTAGCTGTCCAGCGATCACGTTCTTCTCGAAAAGCAATTCGCTGACGCGTTTGGCATGTCGTCACCTCTTGGGCAATTTCCTGCAAAAACTGTTGATAATCGCCAAATTTAAACGTCGTTTCTTCAACTTTTAGTTTGAACTTGCCTTCAATAAAATCTTCTCGGTGGCGCATTAGCTCCCCGTGAGAAACTGGATAAAACCGAATTTGATCGAAAAATCGTAACAGCCAGGGTTTACCATCTTTAAAATCTGCGGTTTGTTTGTAGCGATTCCACATCTGCACGGTGCGTCCGACAAACTGATAGCCACCCGGTCCCTCCATCCCATAAACGCAGAGATATGCACCACCGATGCCGACTGCATTCTCAGGAGTCCAGGTACGAGCTGGATTGTATTTTGTGGTGACGAGGCGATGACGCGGATCGAGCGGGACTGCTACTGGCGCACCGAGATAAACATCGCCTAAGCCCATCACCAAGTAACTCGCATTAAAGAGAATTTCCTTAACCTCTGCGATACTGCCCAGTCCATTAATCCGCCGAATAAATTCAATATTGCTAGGACACCACGGTGCATCTTTTCGCACCGACTGCATATATTTTTCAATGGCTAGTTGAGTAGATTCATCATCCCAGGACAGGGGTAGATGTACAATTCGGGTTGGCACTTCCAGTTCAGAAATATCCGGGAGATGAGATTCAATCTTTTGTAATGCGGTAACTAAATTTGATTGCGAAATGACCCGGCTATCATAGTGAATTTGTAGCGATCGCATTCCCGGCGTTAATTCCAAAACCCCATCAATTGGGTTCGTTTGCAGATGAGCCATTAACTCATGCACCCGGAAACGCAACTTCAGATCCAGCACTAAATCTCCGTATTCAATCAGCAAGTATTTATCACTAGCTTGACGGTAGGTGACGGCAATTTGGTCATTGGCTGCGGGAATTTCTGCCACAATTGCGCGATTTTCTAAACCGTTAGCCACCAAAGCCATCGATTCCCCCACTTGCAGCGTTTGGATTTGCCGATCCGACTGCAATTCTTGGTGCAATGCTTGATCAAAGATAAGGCGATGGAATTGAACGGTGTTCCCCGGTTTGAGTTGCCCAATTTTCCAGAGTTGTGCTGCGGCGATCGTAGCAGGACAGACAAAACCTCCCAGACTTGGCCCATCCAAACCCAGGATAATCGGCATATCTCCGGTGAAATCGATTGTACCAATGGCATAAGCATTGTCGTGAATATTGGAAGGATGTAGACCTGCTTCACCCCCATCTTGCCTCGCCCAGGTTGGTTTTGGCCCAATCAACCGAATTCCGGTTCGCGCCGAGTTGTAATGCACTTCCCAATGAGTACTGAAAAAAGTCTCGATGTCTTCATCCGTGAAGAAATCCGGCGCACCGTGAGGGCCATACAAAACTCCAATTTCCCAATGATTTGAGTAGGTGGGAATCAATTCGGGGGAAATGGGCTGCGGTTGGGACGTAGAGGGATGCAATTTCAGGACATCGCCCACCTGTAAGGCTCTGCCGCCATGTCCACCAAACCCACCCAGAGTAAAAGTTGCTTTACTGCCTAAATAATCGGGTACATCAAACCCGCCTTGCACGCTAATATATGTGCGGAAACCGTTGCCCTGAATGCTGCCCAACCGTAGGGTACTCCCTGCTTTTACCGGAATTACCGTCCAATAGGGAATCGGCTGTTTATCTAGGGTAGCTTTCATCTGCGCTCCTGTGAGGCAGATCACCGTGTTGGAATTGAAGCGCAGAGCGGGACCAGATAGTGTACACTCCAACCCGGCTGCCGATTCTGGATTACCTAAAATCCGGTTGCCCAACCGAAATGCTAAAGAATCCATTGGGCCAGAGGGCGGTACACCAACATTCCAGTAGCCCACTCGTCCAGGATAATCTTGAATGGTGGTCATCGTGCCTGCAACTAGCACATCAATTGTATTCGGGCGATAGGTAAAGCTATTAGTAAACTTCGTAGTGATATTGCCCTGAATAAACGTCGAATCGGCAATAATTTGGCGCAGGTATTCCAAGTTGGTTTCAATGCCGTCGATGCGAGATTGGGCTAGGGCAGTTTGGAGAGTAGCGATCGCATCTTCTCTTGAGTGTCCATGCACAATTACCTTCGCCAACAATGGATCGTAAAACGGCGACACTTTTGTGCCAGTAGCAATCCAAGTATCGCAGCGAATGCCAGGAGCGAACTGCACTTGAGTTAACTCACTAGAACTCGGCTGAAAATTTTTATTTGGATCTTCGGCATACACCCGCACCTGAATCGAATGTCCTTGCGGTTGGTACTGGTAGGATGCCAACTCTAGCGATTCACCCGCCGCTTGGCGCACCATCCACTCTACTAAATCTACACCTGTAATAGTTTCTGTAACGCCATGTTCTACCTGTAGGCGGGTATTCACCTCTAAGAAGTAGAACTGTTGGGTATCCACATCGTAGATAAACTCAACCGTACCCGCCGATTGATAACGAATTTCCTGACCGAGTTTAACGGCAGACTCATACAAACGCTGCCGCAAACTATCATTAATATTTGGTGCAGGAGCTTCTTCAATTACTTTTTGATTGCGCCGCTGCGTTGAACAATCGCGTTCACCGAGGGCGACGACATTTCCTTCACCATCACCAAAGATTTGCACTTCAATGTGCCGCGCCCGTTCGATGTATTTTTCTAAAAACACTCCACTCTGGCTAAAGTTATTGCGACTTAACCGTTGCACATTTTCCAACAAGTTTGCCAGAGTGTCTTCACTCCGGCACAACTGCATTCCAATGCCGCCACCCCCTGCGGTACTTTTGATCATCACAGGATAACCAATTTCCGCTGCCGCCTGTTTAAACTGCTGCAAATTGTCTAGCAACAAACTACCGGGGACGAGTGGCACTCCAGCAGCTTGTGCGATCGCTCTTGCTTCATGTTTGAGTCCAAATCGCCGCAGTTGATCGGGTGTGGGGCCAATAAACACAATTCCTGCTGCCGCACAAGCTTCGGCAAATGCCACATTCTCGCTCAAAAAGCCATAGCCGGGATGAATCGCCTCAGCACCAGTTACTTTTGCTGCTGCCAAAATCGCCTCTGTGCGAAGATAACTCTGCGCGGCAGCAGCTTCTCCCACACACACAGCTTCTCCAGCCGCAGCAACATGGGCAGCATGGGCATCAGCTTGGGAGTAGACTGCAACCGAGGCAATACCGAGGCGATCGAGGGTGCGAATAATCCGGCAAGCAATTTCACCCCGATTAGCAATCAAAACTTTGTTGAACATGAGCGCTAAATCAATCAACAACTGAACCAGCAACCAACAAGGACAGGAAACATCCCATTTTTGCAGAAATAGTCTCTAGCATTCACCCTTGTTTTTTTAGAATTTTGAAAATTCCGAGTTCAAAGGCTCAACTTCCGAGTTCAGAGGCGCAACTTCCGAGTTCAGAGGCGCAACTTCCGAGTTCAGAGGTTCAACTTCCGAGTTCAGAGGTTCAACTTCCGAGTTCAAAGGTTCAACTTCCGAGTTCAGAGGCTCAACTTCCGAGTTCAAAGGTTCAACTTCCGAGTTCAGAGGCTCAACTTCCGAGTTCAGAGCCAGTTTAATGAATACAAGACTCTGGATGGAACAAAAATCCCACCCCTTCAAGGGGTGGGAGCATTAAGCTGCGTCCCAAACAATCAACCTAGCTGGCGTAGGATTGTAAGCATTGCATGGGTTGTTGATTTGCGGACAGTTAGAAATCAACACCATCACATCCATCTCTGCCCGCAGATCGATGATCTTTCCGGCTTCTGAAATACCATCGACAATTTCCAACGTGCCATCTTCGCTGACGGGAACATTCATATAGAAGTTCACATTGCTAACGAGATCGCGTTTGTTCATCTCGTACTTGCTCAGTTCCAGCAAGTAATTCTCGACACAAGCGTGCAGATGCTTCTTGTGCAGCCCATAGCGCACTGAGTTGCTTTCCATACTACACGCCCCACCCAGCGTATCGTGTTTGCCACACTGATCCTGGATGACGGTCATCATCACGTTTCCTTCGTTAGAAATCAACTGAGTGCCTGTAGTAATGAAAATGTTGCCTTGACGGACAATGGTATCGGGAGCGCTATAACGCTCTGAGGTATCGTATGCATTGTAAAACAGTGTATCAATGGCTTGATTGCCTAGTAGATCGATAATCCGCAAAATTTGCCCTTTTTTGATTATCCTAGACCAAGGCTTACGGGCAGCCAACTCCTGATCATAAATTGCTGTTGCTGGATCAAGTTCAATGGGTAATGTTGTAACCATAATTAGGACTCCTCTTCTATTTTCAGATACAAAGAAACAGAGATTGTAAACGGAAACTAACCTACCCAACTACTCCTGAGCAAACAACGCATCAGTGTTAATGAAACCACGAATCACTTCTTCGTTTGCAGTGCGGCACAGATCGTCCGGTGCAGGTGCAGGCGATTTCCAAACAGTAAGTTGAATTGGCTTAGGCTTGTAGACTGTATCAGGGTGCAATACATGGGGACAGTTGGAAATAATCACTAATACATTCATTTCCGCCCGTAAATCAATAAAGCTACCCGGTTTTTCCTCGCCTGCGACATATTTCAAATCTCCATTCGGACGCACTGCCACCCGGCTGAACAAATTGAGGTTAGGCATCAGGTCTTTGCGGGTTAAACCGCGCTTGCCCAATGCTTTGAGGAAATTATTGCGGGAGTTGTTGTAATCGCTTTCGCCATATTTGTTGTAAGTCCCTTCGCCATATTTTGCAGCGTTGCTAGCAGCATTGCTGCAACCACAAATTAGATCGTGATAGCCGGAGGTATCCTCTGTAATGGAGAAGAGAATCCGTCCCATGTCAGAGTAAATTACCATACCCTTTTTAAGGAAGGCGTTGAACTGAATCTTGGCGGTATCTGCCACATTAACCCGCTCAATTGGGCTATCCGCGTTGTAGCAAATCATCGAAACACCCTGAGATCCTTCCAAATCAGTTACACGCAAGGTATTTCCCCGTTTGATAACGTAATGCCAATACGCACCACCAGGCAGCTTTTCATCGAGCAAAATCAGGCTCGGATCAATTGCCCCCATATTCGGCAGAACAGATGCTTGCACCATAAAATTCTCCTGTTACGGTTGGACGATCGGTTTAGGAATTTCCACAGGCTCAACCTTTGGAATTGAAGAAACGACTGACTCAAATAGCAAAGCCCAGGAGATTACCAATACAGTCATACTGTCTGGCTCTCCCGGGCATTTTTCCCGCCGTGTGACCGACTCTCAAAGTCGGCTGCTTCTCTTGGACCAGCCATCACACACAAAGGCGCGATCGGAACCCTAGAAGCTCATCCTTATTTAGTTTGCAATTTGAATTTGCGAAACTTCTACAATATTGTCAACAGAGTGTTTTTATTTATATTAATAATTTTAACACAATGTTTGCTCATGATAAATTTAGCAAGGATGCCCAAAGCAATTTGTATCACTTACTACTTTTTAAAACCCTTGCGCGGCTAAAAACTATCTGCCTTAATAAGTAGTAGAAGGTATGCACAATGCCTGTGACGGGTTTTGCCTACGCTTTGTTTCAAAAAACCATGCAAATATCAACAAATCCTCACCTTTTATTTGATTATCGTATCATTTAATACAGTTTGGTGATTCGCTCGTTGTTAGAGTGTTCGGTGAAAAGAAAAACAAATACGGGTTTTCAGTATTCTGCTTGTTCTAGATAGTAAGTTCTTAAATGAGCAATTGTCTGGAGAATTTAAAAGTTTAATTGAACGCAAAATTTATAGACTTCTAGGGTTCCGGTTTGGATTGAGCGGATCAAGTGTTGAACTTGTTTCTAGATTAGATACAAATGCTGGTCCAAGAGAAGTCAGTAAGCTAATTGGTTGTGAATTTTGAGCGCCTGATTAGTTTATTACACGGCGGGAGAAAAGCCCGGGAGGAAGTTTCAGCTATTAAGTGCTGAATGATTCTTTCTGGGCTTTGTTATATCAATTCAAGTTTATTGCCCTGTACTTTATTATTTGCAATTGAAAAATATTATTTTGCCTATGAAAAAGCGATCGCTGCTTACAGCTTGCCTGCTATTTTTAGTTGTTATGTCTTTAGCTGTAAGCTGCACAAACCCAGCAGTATATATTAAAACTACCACCGAAGCCGAGGCAGCAGCAGTCGTTAACAGCAAAGCTAGAACGATAAACTTGGGCTTCAGCGCGTGGCCTGGTTGGTTTCCCTGGCAAGTTGCTCAAGACCAAGGAATTTTTAAAACTAAAAACACAACCGTTAACCTTAAGTGGTTCGATGGCTACCTTGAATCCATTAGCACCCTTGCAGCCGGACAAATTGATGCCAATAGTCAAACCCTTGGTGATACGCTCAGTTCGGTAGCAGGGGGCGCAGATCAAGTCGTGGTGCTAGTCAACGACAACTCGACCGGCAACGATCAAGTCATCGTCGCAGGAGGAATCAACAGCGTTGCAGATTTGCGTGGTAAAAAAGTGGCTGCTGAAGAAGGCACCGTTGACAGGGCAAACGCATCTAAATATTGACGAGCCTGAATCAGGATGAAATACACCAAGATTCAAACTACATAAGGCTTTGAGGATATTAAATCTCACTCAGCATGAAAATGATAATCATTGCGAGGGGGAGTTAGAGGCAGCCATCGGCTGCCTGAATTTTCACGGTCGGTTCTCCACTAAATAGCGTAGGTTTTCTCACAGTCTGATTCTCAATAGTTTTAGATTAATGACTAGGAATCACGAGAAGATCAGCGCAAAGAAAAACTTAATTTATGCGATCGCCACCGGCTCATGGCGGTTACGCCATCGCTAACTGATCAAAGTGACTTATTACAGATGCCGTGAAAAGTCAGGACGGCTGCTCTTCATTGAACATGGTATTCTCACATTTATCAGAAAGAAGAATTACATTCTCCCAGCTCCTAAGATGAAGCTCAAACCAAAAATCACGATTGCTGACCATTTTTGGGGAATAGAAGACCCACGAATTGACCGCACTAAACGACACAATTTAATTGATATCATGACCATTGCTGTATGTGCTGTGATTTGTGGAGCGGATGGTTGGACGGCAATCGAGACGTATGGCTGTGCAAAGTATGAGTGGTTAAAAACATTTTTATAGCTACCAAATGGTATCCCATCACACGACACTTTGGCGCGAGTATTTGCACAAATCAATCCCCAAGAGTTCCAAGAATGTTTCCTGAATTGGATGAAATCAATAACTAAGATAACTAATGGTGAAGTTGTTGCAATTGATGGGAAAACTTTACGCGGTTCTTACGATAAAACTAGTGAGCAAAGTGCAATCCAAATGGTAAGTGCTTGGGCAACTACAAATAAATTAGTGTTGGGACAGGTAAAGGTGGATGAAAAATCAAATGAAATTACAGCGATTCCAGAATTATTAAAGGTATTAGAACTATCTGGATGTATTGTGACGATTGATGCAATCGGTTGCCAGAAAGAGATTGTGAAGCTAATAACACAGCAAAATGCAGATTATGTAATTGCGTTAAAGAAGAACCAAGGCAACCTTTATGATGAAGTTGAAAAACTATTCTCTTCAGGCATAGCTACAGGGTTTGAGGGGATTGCACATAGCACATATAAAACAGAAGAAACAGGGCATGGTCGTCATGAAATCCGCAATTACGTAATGTTAATGGAACCTCGGCTTAATCCAGATTCAGTTTGGTCAAAATTTAATAGTGTTGGAATGGTAGAATCCGTCCGTTCATTAAATGGTGAAACAACGGTTGAAACCCATTATTTTATCAGTAGCCTTGAATCAAATGCTAAACAGTTTGGTAATTCTATTCGCAGTCATTGGGGAATTGAGAATTCATTACATTGGATATTAGATGTCGCCTTGAAGGAAGATGACTGTCGCATTAGAAAAGATAATGCTCCACAAAATTTTGCAATTCTCAGACATATTGCAGTCAATCTTTTAGGTCAAGAGAAGCGTGTCAAACGTGGAATAAAAAATAAACAGTTTCTCGCTGGGCTGGATAACAATTATTTAGCAAGAGTTTTAGCATTAGCATAAACTCATATATCAGAAATTAAATTTGAATATTTAGGAATAATTTCATTTTTCCTCTAAATAAACATAGTTTTATAAACTCGAATCTTGAGTTATTTTAGTATCAATAAATAATCATTCAGCTTCAGATAAGATAATTCATGCTTTTTGAGAATACTTCATTTATTTTATTTATCATTTAATCAATTTTTACAATTATCTATGTCATTTTGAAATCTCTCTTAGTTTTGATTAGTAAATAAGATGCGTTTTCCCTACCCTCAATGGTACGCAAAGAAATTTATGTTTATTTACTGGCTTACAATCTACTTCGTAGTTTGATGTGGGATGCCGGAACTACTTACACCACTCCTGCATTACGTCTATCGTTGCAAGGTACTCGCCACCATTTAATTAACTTTATTCCCGAACTGTTAGCCGCAACTTCAACAAAACGTCAGCGAATTTATCGTACTTTACTAAAAGTTATTGCCCACAAGCCTGTCAGCGATCGCCCCGCAAGAAGTGAACCACGAGTTCGTAAACGTCGCCCGAAAGCTTACCTTTTAATGACGAAACCTCGGCACGAATTACGAAACCAATTGCAAACTGCTTAACCCGCAAGTGTTTCGGCTTTTCTTAGTGCCATTCGTATAAAGCCGAATGGCACTAAGAAAAGAGAAAATCGTTGAGGCAGCAGGGGTGCAGAGGAGCGGAGGAGCAGGGGAGAAAGAAGAAGTTTTAGGCATTGCGTTCGGGTATTTAGAAATTCCCCTCTGCACCCCTGCACCCCTGCCTCTCTGCAATCCTTACGCTGCATACTCTTCAGCTTAACTTAGTGGCATTCGTATAAAGCCCCTGTCTTAATTGTGGAGAACAAAAAAAGAAGATTTTTGAGATACGTAGTGCGATAACTTAGCAGTGTCCATATTTGAAACAAGAGCTTTTAAGTTACTGGTTCCCTTTCCCCTTTCCCCCTTTCCCTTTCTTCATAAGATATGTTTGAACCGCAGTACCGATAATTTGACCTGGTACAGCAGGATCGAGAAAATTTCCTTGGGCGTGTGCGATCCGAGTACCATACTTTTGAAGCAAAGCAATCAATGCAGAAATCCCATCAGGATCGGCTCCCCAGGCTTGAGTAGCATCATAGGGTGAATAGGAGTGAATGAAAACGTCTGCACCCAACATTGCTAATCGTTGCGCGATTACTTTGCCAATTCCTTTACGCCGACTTACACCTGTGACTAGGGCAACACGACCTTTCAACACTGCTTTAGGCACAACAAGAAAACCTCTGTACTATTTGGACGTACTACTAATGTAACTTTTATACTTCCGGACTTTCAAAGCACTGCCTTCTTTATAAAGTTATGTAACTTTTTGCATTATTTATAACTAACAAGTTGATAGCTACTATGCAAACAGTTTGTGGCTGACTACAACGTAGCCAGAAAAAATCAATTATTTGGGACTGCTTACTTAGCTTACTTATACGGAATTATGAAACATCCATTTGATCTAAAAATTGCTGAACTCGAATCTATTGATTTAAAGATTACAGCGTTAAACGATGACGAAGCCAATCAAGTTTGTGGTGGTTTTGCAACTGTTACCAAAGCTATAGGTGAAGAAGGTGGTAGGGTTACTACCCTAGCTCTGGGCGAGGAAGGTGGTACGGCTACTACCCTAGCTCTGGGCGAGGAAGGTGGTGCGGCTACTACCAAAGCTATAGGTGAAGAAGGTGGTAGGGTTACTACCCTAGCTCTGGGCGAGGAAGGTGGTGGGGACTTGTGTCGCTCTAAGTGAAGAAGGTGGTCGCTCTAACCCAAAAATGTTTGGGTTAAAACCTTGAGTAACTGCTTTAAATCTGGCTGATTGATGACAGCATAATATACGGAACGCAGCATTCCATATATTATGCTGCGCTTTTGTCACAGTACTTCGCTAAAGAATTGGCGAAGTATTGTTATTGAGGAATTATTTTGATAAAAAATTACTATTTAGAAATGAACATTTTAATTTTAGGTAATTCTCAAGATGCTCATGCATTAGCTATGCAGCAAGCTCTTACTAAGGCAGGAGCGAGAGCAGATTATTTCGATACTTCTTCTTTCCCAACTCAATTAAAAATATCTTGGGAACCAAAAACACAAGCAGGAAGTTTAATATTGCCTCAAGGAGTTAAGTTAGAAATTGGAGAAATACATAGTGTTTTCTGGCGAAGTTTTTCTGGTGTTTATGTGCCGTCTTTAAACAATTCTCAGCAGCAGGATATTGCTATCAATGATTCAATGAGCACTCTGCGCTCTTTCATGCAGGCTTGTCAGGGGCGTTGGGTAAATTCCTGGCAAGCGTACCAGCTTCATAAAGAAAAACCTCTACAACTGAGTATGGTGAACAATATAGGGGTTTCAATTCCACAGACTCTTGTAAGTAACGATGCAGAACAAATTATTTACTTTACTGACTCTTTAGATAAAGCTATCTTTAAGCCTGTTTATGGAGGCACATATACTAAACTAGTAACAGCAGAGCATCTAGACCCAAAGCGATTAAGTTTAGCCCTACAAATTTCTCCGGTAAAAATACAGGAATATATTCCTGGTACTAATATTCGTAGCTATGTAATTGGTAAGTCAATTTATGCTGCTGAGATTCGAACTAGCCAGTTAGATTTTCGCCTGGACGAAAAAAGTGAATTGATTCCATTAGAACTACCCTCTTCGGTTCAAAAACAATGTTTAGACATTGCTAAAGTATTGATGCTGGAGTGGACAGCCATTGACTGGCGTCTAAAACCTAGTGGTGAATATGTTTTCCTCGAAGCAAACCCCAGCCCAATGTTTTTACATTTTGAGGAAAAAACGGGTTTTCCCATTACTCAACAGTTAGTTAAGCTATTAATGCAGTAGCTCTGGTAAGAATGCTGCTAATCATTTGATGGAACAGTGAACTACTCTGACCTACACAGCAAAGAGCCAATCGCATACCACAGACGTACAACCGCTCCTAAAGTTAACCCAAACCTGCCACTGCCCCAGGTATGCGTTCCAGTAAGGCTCCCCATCAGCAATTCCAACAGCCTCACCAAGCTGGGAAACCAGCTGTTGGTAGAACCGACCAGCACTGTCGAGTCCTTCCCGCATTTTCAGCTTCAGCCCTTTCCAGGCTTGTCCTTGGGGGCTGGATACTACCTCTTCTAATATTTGAGAGGTTGTGTCAATCACTGGTGTCGACAAAACTATATTATTAGTGACTGACACCAACTCACGATTTAATGCTTCATCTCGATTGAGCCATTGTCCGAAAATCGAATCACGCTCATCATCAACAGGCACAAACTGGTAAACGCACTCCCGATTTTCACGCTTACCCAACCGACCAACGTAGTGCAACTTCAAATCAATCTTGGCAAGTAACTTTTGAGCGGGAGCAATCGGGGTCAGTTTGTCCGAAATCATTACATTCAAGTAATTCTTGATAACGTGCCGATGTGCTACAGCCAGCGCTTTAAACTCCACCATCTTTTCATCAGACCCCCGCAACTGAACGTCTGGTGTAAGAAACTGCAACAGATTGAGGCTTTCGAGTAGCAAAACAGCAGGCAATAGCTGCCCCTTGTTAAAATTACGAACGGATTAACTCGATATTCTCCAGCGAGTGATAAAACATACTTCACATCAGTATCTGAGACATCCGCACTAGACAGATAAATCTTTCCCTGACTGCTGCCCAAAACATTCTGTACTAACTGCTTGAGGTTTTTGAGAACAGATACCCGACGTTTCTGCACTTCGGTACCAGAGTTGAGGAGATGCCAAAAAACTTGGTCACATTCATCAATAATAATCACATCATTCGCCCAGTCGTTGGGGTTGAATCGCGCCTGACTTTCCTGATGCAGTGAATCCACGCACACCCCGTATCCCAACAATGTACCTGTTTCATTCGTGCGGACTTCAGTCACATAGTTAACACCGAAGCGATTGCACAATGCCTCGCCTAATTGGATGCGATGG
It includes:
- a CDS encoding ABC transporter substrate-binding protein — protein: MKKRSLLTACLLFLVVMSLAVSCTNPAVYIKTTTEAEAAAVVNSKARTINLGFSAWPGWFPWQVAQDQGIFKTKNTTVNLKWFDGYLESISTLAAGQIDANSQTLGDTLSSVAGGADQVVVLVNDNSTGNDQVIVAGGINSVADLRGKKVAAEEGTVDRANASKY
- a CDS encoding urea amidolyase associated protein UAAP2: MVTTLPIELDPATAIYDQELAARKPWSRIIKKGQILRIIDLLGNQAIDTLFYNAYDTSERYSAPDTIVRQGNIFITTGTQLISNEGNVMMTVIQDQCGKHDTLGGACSMESNSVRYGLHKKHLHACVENYLLELSKYEMNKRDLVSNVNFYMNVPVSEDGTLEIVDGISEAGKIIDLRAEMDVMVLISNCPQINNPCNAYNPTPARLIVWDAA
- a CDS encoding urea amidolyase associated protein UAAP1, giving the protein MVQASVLPNMGAIDPSLILLDEKLPGGAYWHYVIKRGNTLRVTDLEGSQGVSMICYNADSPIERVNVADTAKIQFNAFLKKGMVIYSDMGRILFSITEDTSGYHDLICGCSNAASNAAKYGEGTYNKYGESDYNNSRNNFLKALGKRGLTRKDLMPNLNLFSRVAVRPNGDLKYVAGEEKPGSFIDLRAEMNVLVIISNCPHVLHPDTVYKPKPIQLTVWKSPAPAPDDLCRTANEEVIRGFINTDALFAQE
- the uca gene encoding urea carboxylase, translated to MFNKVLIANRGEIACRIIRTLDRLGIASVAVYSQADAHAAHVAAAGEAVCVGEAAAAQSYLRTEAILAAAKVTGAEAIHPGYGFLSENVAFAEACAAAGIVFIGPTPDQLRRFGLKHEARAIAQAAGVPLVPGSLLLDNLQQFKQAAAEIGYPVMIKSTAGGGGIGMQLCRSEDTLANLLENVQRLSRNNFSQSGVFLEKYIERARHIEVQIFGDGEGNVVALGERDCSTQRRNQKVIEEAPAPNINDSLRQRLYESAVKLGQEIRYQSAGTVEFIYDVDTQQFYFLEVNTRLQVEHGVTETITGVDLVEWMVRQAAGESLELASYQYQPQGHSIQVRVYAEDPNKNFQPSSSELTQVQFAPGIRCDTWIATGTKVSPFYDPLLAKVIVHGHSREDAIATLQTALAQSRIDGIETNLEYLRQIIADSTFIQGNITTKFTNSFTYRPNTIDVLVAGTMTTIQDYPGRVGYWNVGVPPSGPMDSLAFRLGNRILGNPESAAGLECTLSGPALRFNSNTVICLTGAQMKATLDKQPIPYWTVIPVKAGSTLRLGSIQGNGFRTYISVQGGFDVPDYLGSKATFTLGGFGGHGGRALQVGDVLKLHPSTSQPQPISPELIPTYSNHWEIGVLYGPHGAPDFFTDEDIETFFSTHWEVHYNSARTGIRLIGPKPTWARQDGGEAGLHPSNIHDNAYAIGTIDFTGDMPIILGLDGPSLGGFVCPATIAAAQLWKIGQLKPGNTVQFHRLIFDQALHQELQSDRQIQTLQVGESMALVANGLENRAIVAEIPAANDQIAVTYRQASDKYLLIEYGDLVLDLKLRFRVHELMAHLQTNPIDGVLELTPGMRSLQIHYDSRVISQSNLVTALQKIESHLPDISELEVPTRIVHLPLSWDDESTQLAIEKYMQSVRKDAPWCPSNIEFIRRINGLGSIAEVKEILFNASYLVMGLGDVYLGAPVAVPLDPRHRLVTTKYNPARTWTPENAVGIGGAYLCVYGMEGPGGYQFVGRTVQMWNRYKQTADFKDGKPWLLRFFDQIRFYPVSHGELMRHREDFIEGKFKLKVEETTFKFGDYQQFLQEIAQEVTTCQTRQRIAFREERDRWTATAQDESTIVAADLPPAATTIPDDCYALSAPTTANVWQVLIKPGDRITEDTGVIVLEAMKQEMTLLPDDPGTVVEVLCEPGQLVTAGQVLAIIRGEAP
- a CDS encoding ATP-grasp domain-containing protein, producing MNILILGNSQDAHALAMQQALTKAGARADYFDTSSFPTQLKISWEPKTQAGSLILPQGVKLEIGEIHSVFWRSFSGVYVPSLNNSQQQDIAINDSMSTLRSFMQACQGRWVNSWQAYQLHKEKPLQLSMVNNIGVSIPQTLVSNDAEQIIYFTDSLDKAIFKPVYGGTYTKLVTAEHLDPKRLSLALQISPVKIQEYIPGTNIRSYVIGKSIYAAEIRTSQLDFRLDEKSELIPLELPSSVQKQCLDIAKVLMLEWTAIDWRLKPSGEYVFLEANPSPMFLHFEEKTGFPITQQLVKLLMQ